CCTTCCCGCTGTTGCCTCTACTACTGCTCCAATATCTTTTTCTACATAATGAAAATCCCCTGACTTAACAGCTCCTACATTTATTACCATATCAATTTCTCCGGCACCGTTTTCTACTGCCTCAACAGTTTCTGCAACCTTGGATGCGGTTGACGTAGCCCCCAGAGGAAAACCTACTACCGTACAAACCTTTATATCGGTTTCCTTCAAAATCTCACTGCATAGTGTCACATAACAAGGATTAACACAGACGGAAGCAAATTTGTACTCTATAGCCTCTTTGCATAGTTTCTTTATCTGCTCCTTACAAGTCTCGGGCTTTAATGCTGTGTGGTCAATTAAACCAGCCAACTTAGTCATAAATACCTCCGGATATATAAATTAGTACATAAATATTATTTACCAATATTTCGGATTTATCAAGAAAAAAAATAGGTTAGTCTTCGTTGACTAACCATGTAAAGGGGGTCAAAATGTATTTTGTGAGGTCAATATTATAATCGCCATAATTAATAAAATTTATACAATTATTTTGAAAAATCTGATTATTATATTTATTTATTTCCATGTAAATAATAAATTTAATAAAATAAATACCTAAAGAAGGAGCTGCGTCTATGGAGTTGCAAAACAATGTTATAAATGCCGAGAATTTAAATGAAAACAATACTTTGTCAGTTGTTCAAGATAAACTTAAACCTGGGGATACAATGATTCTTGATGTAGGATATAACTATTTTCATCAGGCCGACAAACTCTATGAAATGCTTGTAAATGAAGGCTATTATGTTAGAAAAACCTTTGTAAACGGACGAAATCAATTACTTGTTGCTCAAAAGGATGAGAAGCAT
This region of Clostridium sp. BNL1100 genomic DNA includes:
- the deoC gene encoding deoxyribose-phosphate aldolase, with translation MTKLAGLIDHTALKPETCKEQIKKLCKEAIEYKFASVCVNPCYVTLCSEILKETDIKVCTVVGFPLGATSTASKVAETVEAVENGAGEIDMVINVGAVKSGDFHYVEKDIGAVVEATAGRAIVKVILETCLLTDEEKVICCKICKAAGADFVKTSTGFSTGGATIDDVRLMRKTVGPDMGVKAAGGIRDYMTAKAMVEAGATRIGASASIAIVNEEQELIHL